In the genome of Mangifera indica cultivar Alphonso chromosome 9, CATAS_Mindica_2.1, whole genome shotgun sequence, the window TTCAGCATTATTGACTCCCGAAAGGTAAATATTGCTCTTGGACAGATTTGATTTTAGCCCGGACCAAGAGtggaagcaatctaatacctCTTTTATAAGGGATATGGAATagacatccgccctacaaaaaatcatgagatCATCCGCAAAACATAAGTGGgtgatattattctttttgcacttccaatgatggctaaactgagcattctcctttaggtcactaagcatgcaagagagcacctccatagcaatgacaaaaaggtgaggAGAGAGCGGATCCCCTTGCCTTAGCCCCCTagtacttttgaagaagcccacaagttcaccatttaTGCCCACTGAAAACTTAGGACTAGTGATGCAACTCCTTATCCAAGTTATGAAAGTTTGCGGTATGTCAATGGTATTAAGAGCAGCAAATAAGAAATCCCAATTCAAAGAgtcataagctttcataatatcaatctttatggcacatttcttttcaagAGTGTCCTTATGGTATCCttgcataagctcttggcatagaaggatgttttcaccaatgctacGGCCTCCCACAAAGGCTCCTTGAGCTTTGTTTATGAACTGCGGAAGAAGGACCTTGAggcggtttgccatgattttagtgatgcatttgtacattgtattgcagcaagcaataggtctgaaatccttgcaaaaagTAGGGTTAGCaactttaggaacaagagcaagaatagtgcaatttacctcttttaaaaggtggcCTGTTTTGAAGAAGTGTTTGATGGCCCTTATAATATCATCACCAATGATGTTCCATGCTGACTTGAAAaaacatgcaccatatccatccggacccggagccttgttattatccatggcaaagatggtttctttgatttcctccgCTGAAACTTCTTTGATAAGCATTCCTTTTTCCTCATCACCAAGCCGGAATTTGACTACCTTTTTGAGCTGCTCAAGGTTCACATTTGAATGCTCCTTTACATTTAGGAAAGATTTGAAGTGATCTACAAATTCCGCCTTCACCTCCTCCATGCCATAAACAAAGGTGCCATTctccctttggatcccatatatagagtttctatttcttctgCCTTTAAtgcttttgaagaaatatttagtgttttgatcaccttccttaagccaatggactcttgatttttgtctagccaaagattcctcagctaaagaGATGGATCTATAGCATTCTAGACTTATTTTTTCCTCCCTAGCAAGATCCTCATCCAAGGGGTTT includes:
- the LOC123225704 gene encoding uncharacterized protein LOC123225704, with product MANRLKVLLPQFINKAQGAFVGGRSIGENILLCQELMQGYHKDTLEKKCAIKIDIMKAYDSLNWDFLFAALNTIDIPQTFITWIRSCITSPKFSVGINGELVGFFKRRMSIPYPL